In a single window of the Dysgonomonas mossii genome:
- a CDS encoding AMP-binding protein, whose amino-acid sequence MIDKNLITLYEDSFRNNWDLKGLSDYSEKKTLYYKDLAREIARIHILLDDAQIAKGDKVALIGKNNIPWCVTYLAVITYGATIVPILQDFHADNIQHIINHSESKLLFTANNIWDSLDEDHIPGVRGVFSINDFKLTCLHEGKGEKLSLAVEELDKKMKEKYPNGYSPNDINYAKVDNSEVVLINYTSGTTGFSKGVMLTANNLAGNITHAQYLKLLFRGQDIVSFLPLAHAYGCAFEFLYSLTEGSHTTLLGRAPSPKILTEAFAEIKPHLIITVPLVIEKIYKKAILPKIEKPAIKMALKIPIVKDQIYAKIRKGLIDALGGNFHEVIIGGAALNGEVEAFLHKIKFPFTVGYGMTECAPLISYEHHYDFIPTSCGRILDNIMEVRIDSQDPYNIVGEIQVRGENVMKGYYKNEEATKAAFTEDGWLKTGDLGTIDKNNTIFIRGRSKTMLLGPNGQNIFPEEIESKLNNMPFVLESLVVERNGKLVALAHPDYETMDAAHVDHEMLPAIMEQNRQNLNKMLAAYENISAVQIYPSEFEKTPKKSIKRYLYDN is encoded by the coding sequence ATGATTGACAAGAATCTAATAACCTTATATGAAGACAGTTTTAGAAACAATTGGGACTTGAAGGGCTTGTCTGACTATTCCGAAAAAAAAACATTGTATTATAAAGATCTGGCTCGTGAAATAGCTAGAATACATATATTACTGGATGATGCTCAAATAGCAAAAGGAGATAAAGTTGCTCTTATTGGCAAAAATAATATTCCTTGGTGTGTTACTTATCTTGCCGTTATCACTTATGGTGCTACCATTGTACCTATCCTACAGGATTTCCATGCAGACAATATACAGCATATAATCAATCACTCTGAATCAAAATTATTATTCACAGCCAATAATATATGGGACTCTCTGGATGAAGATCATATACCGGGAGTAAGAGGAGTATTCTCTATTAATGATTTCAAGCTTACTTGCTTGCACGAGGGAAAAGGAGAAAAGCTTTCCCTGGCGGTAGAAGAGTTAGACAAAAAAATGAAGGAGAAGTACCCCAATGGTTACTCTCCTAATGATATTAATTACGCTAAAGTAGATAACTCAGAAGTCGTACTCATTAATTATACTTCGGGAACAACAGGCTTTAGCAAAGGGGTTATGCTTACAGCCAATAACCTTGCAGGAAATATAACTCATGCTCAATATCTGAAATTACTATTCAGAGGACAAGATATCGTTTCTTTTCTTCCACTGGCGCATGCTTACGGCTGTGCGTTTGAATTTTTGTATTCCTTGACCGAAGGCTCGCACACAACGTTATTAGGAAGAGCCCCATCTCCTAAGATACTAACCGAGGCTTTTGCCGAAATAAAACCACACCTTATTATAACAGTACCTCTTGTTATTGAAAAAATATACAAAAAAGCAATTTTACCTAAGATAGAGAAGCCTGCTATAAAAATGGCCTTGAAAATTCCGATTGTAAAGGATCAGATTTATGCAAAAATAAGAAAAGGCTTAATAGATGCTTTAGGTGGCAATTTTCATGAAGTAATCATTGGTGGTGCAGCTCTAAATGGAGAAGTGGAAGCCTTTCTTCACAAAATCAAATTTCCATTTACGGTTGGTTATGGTATGACTGAATGTGCTCCTTTAATTTCATACGAGCATCATTACGATTTTATACCCACATCTTGCGGTAGGATATTAGACAATATTATGGAAGTCCGTATAGACTCGCAAGACCCATATAATATTGTAGGAGAAATACAGGTAAGGGGAGAAAATGTAATGAAGGGTTATTACAAAAATGAAGAAGCGACAAAAGCAGCCTTTACTGAAGATGGCTGGTTGAAAACAGGAGATTTGGGAACTATAGATAAAAATAACACAATTTTCATAAGAGGACGCAGCAAAACGATGTTGCTAGGCCCTAATGGACAGAATATATTCCCTGAAGAAATAGAATCTAAGCTTAACAATATGCCATTCGTATTGGAAAGCCTCGTCGTGGAGCGAAATGGTAAATTGGTTGCATTAGCTCATCCTGATTATGAAACTATGGATGCCGCCCATGTAGATCACGAAATGTTGCCGGCAATAATGGAACAAAATAGGCAAAACCTAAATAAGATGCTTGCAGCATACGAAAATATATCGGCGGTACAAATTTACCCGAGTGAATTTGAAAAAACTCCTAAAAAAAGCATAAAAAGATATCTATATGATAACTAA
- the mtaB gene encoding tRNA (N(6)-L-threonylcarbamoyladenosine(37)-C(2))-methylthiotransferase MtaB — protein sequence MIDNSIFENKKAAYLTLGCKLNFAETSAIGRQLSQVGVRRSRDGEVADICVINTCSVTEFADKKCRQAVRKMIKENPGAYVIVTGCYAQLKPEDIAGIKGVDIVLGSEQKLDVVAYLDELKKKDKGVVHTSKTNKIKSFVPSCSQDDRTRYFLKVQDGCDYFCSFCTIPFARGRSRNGSIESMVQQAKEVAEKGGKEIVLTGVNIGDFGRTTGETFFDLVKALDEVEGVERYRISSIEPNLLTDEIIQFVAQSKRFAPHFHIPLQSGSDAVLKLMRRRYDTALFRHKVEKIKSVMPDAFIGVDVIVGTRGETDEYFEEAKAFLESLDFSQLHVFTYSERPNTQALKIDHEVDPKTKHARCKALLDLSDEKLQAFYRSQQGTKRKVLFEHTQHDSVMYGFTENYIKVETQYHAHKANEIKMITLGDFNSIKTALTEI from the coding sequence ATGATAGATAATTCAATTTTTGAGAATAAAAAAGCAGCCTATCTCACATTAGGCTGTAAATTAAACTTTGCAGAGACATCAGCTATCGGGCGACAATTGTCCCAAGTTGGTGTTCGTAGATCCAGAGATGGGGAAGTTGCAGATATATGTGTTATAAATACTTGCTCGGTAACCGAATTTGCAGATAAGAAATGTCGTCAGGCTGTACGTAAAATGATTAAAGAAAACCCCGGTGCTTATGTTATAGTAACAGGATGCTACGCTCAACTTAAACCCGAAGATATTGCGGGTATAAAAGGTGTGGATATTGTACTGGGATCGGAGCAGAAGCTTGATGTAGTAGCTTATCTTGACGAACTAAAGAAAAAAGATAAAGGGGTCGTACATACTTCTAAAACGAATAAGATAAAGTCATTTGTTCCATCGTGTTCACAGGATGATCGTACCCGCTATTTTCTGAAAGTGCAGGATGGCTGTGATTACTTTTGTTCTTTTTGTACCATTCCTTTTGCCAGAGGACGCAGTCGTAACGGCTCGATAGAAAGCATGGTACAGCAGGCAAAAGAGGTTGCTGAAAAAGGAGGTAAGGAGATTGTTCTAACAGGTGTGAATATAGGAGACTTTGGTAGAACTACCGGCGAAACCTTTTTTGACTTAGTCAAAGCTTTAGATGAAGTGGAGGGTGTTGAGCGTTATCGGATTTCATCAATAGAGCCGAACTTGCTTACCGATGAGATTATACAATTTGTAGCTCAATCAAAACGTTTTGCGCCTCATTTTCATATCCCATTACAGTCGGGTTCGGATGCTGTGCTTAAATTGATGCGCCGCCGCTACGATACTGCATTATTCAGGCATAAAGTAGAAAAGATTAAATCCGTAATGCCTGATGCATTTATCGGAGTTGATGTTATTGTTGGTACAAGAGGAGAGACCGATGAATATTTTGAAGAAGCAAAAGCTTTCTTAGAAAGTCTTGATTTTTCACAATTGCATGTTTTTACATATTCTGAACGTCCGAATACGCAGGCTTTGAAAATAGATCACGAAGTAGATCCTAAAACTAAGCATGCACGTTGTAAGGCTCTACTAGATTTATCAGACGAAAAATTGCAGGCATTCTATCGGTCGCAGCAAGGAACAAAGCGAAAAGTGTTATTCGAGCATACTCAACATGATAGCGTTATGTATGGTTTTACTGAGAATTATATAAAAGTAGAAACTCAGTATCATGCACATAAAGCGAATGAAATAAAAATGATAACTTTGGGCGATTTTAATTCCATAAAAACAGCTCTTACCGAGATCTGA
- a CDS encoding ABC transporter permease, giving the protein METEKEHWDIEIKPRGSNFSLNIKEVWQYRDLLQMYVRRDVVTIYKQTVLGPLWFIIQPLFTTIMYMFVFGNIAQIPTDGLPQPLFYLSGILCWGYFSDCMGKASGTFLGNAGVFSKVYFPRLVVPISSVISNLVRLIIQLGLFLAVYFYFVYNGTDIKPNIYILSFPLLVLMLAGLGLGFGIIISSVTTKYRDMAILFGFVTGLWMYATPIIYPLSVMKEKYEEYMWLIQLNPLTSIVETLRYGFMGAGTVDWFWLSYSFVVTIIVIILGSWVFNKVERSFIDVV; this is encoded by the coding sequence ATGGAAACTGAAAAAGAACATTGGGATATAGAGATCAAACCGCGCGGAAGCAATTTTTCCCTTAATATAAAAGAAGTCTGGCAATATCGTGACTTATTACAAATGTACGTTCGCCGCGATGTTGTAACTATATACAAACAAACTGTACTCGGCCCTCTATGGTTCATCATTCAACCACTATTTACTACAATAATGTATATGTTTGTATTTGGAAATATAGCCCAAATACCAACGGATGGACTACCTCAGCCATTGTTCTACCTATCTGGAATATTATGTTGGGGATACTTTTCTGACTGTATGGGAAAAGCCTCAGGAACCTTCCTCGGTAACGCCGGAGTGTTCAGCAAAGTATACTTTCCTCGATTAGTAGTTCCTATATCAAGTGTTATTTCCAATTTAGTACGATTAATAATCCAGCTAGGGCTATTCCTTGCCGTATACTTTTATTTCGTATACAACGGCACAGACATCAAACCTAATATATATATTCTCTCTTTTCCATTATTGGTTTTAATGCTAGCCGGACTGGGACTGGGGTTTGGCATCATAATATCGTCTGTTACAACAAAGTATAGAGACATGGCTATCCTATTTGGTTTTGTAACCGGATTGTGGATGTATGCAACACCGATAATATATCCACTCTCAGTAATGAAAGAAAAATATGAAGAATATATGTGGCTCATACAGCTGAATCCATTAACATCTATCGTAGAAACATTAAGATATGGATTTATGGGAGCAGGTACAGTTGATTGGTTTTGGCTCAGCTATAGTTTTGTTGTTACAATAATAGTTATCATTCTCGGTTCATGGGTATTTAACAAAGTAGAACGCAGCTTTATTGATGTAGTGTGA
- a CDS encoding lysophospholipid acyltransferase family protein, with the protein MNKILYYILYIWMYLHALLPFRALYILSDFLYFLVYKVIRYRLKVVRINLKNSFPEKTDKELHVIEKEFYHHFCDYFVETLKLLHISDEEMQKRMVFENMDIVKDLMKDGNSALMFLGHYGNWEWVPSITMSFRNEEDQNKLLGQIYRPLKNKAVDNLFLKIRSRFGSFGIAKNETLRVIVKLRKAKQQVLIGFMADQTPSFHNIHYWSTFMNQESAVFTGVERIAKQTGFAVVYLDIEKVKRGHYKGTVKLISDKPQAAPEFYITETYIREMERTILRNPAYWLWTHKRWKMTRKEVELAQHK; encoded by the coding sequence ATGAATAAGATATTATATTATATATTGTATATCTGGATGTATTTGCATGCGCTGTTACCATTCAGAGCATTATATATTTTATCTGATTTCCTCTATTTTCTAGTATATAAGGTTATTCGTTATAGGTTGAAAGTCGTACGCATCAATCTTAAAAATAGCTTTCCCGAGAAAACGGATAAAGAGTTGCACGTTATCGAGAAAGAATTTTACCATCATTTTTGCGATTACTTCGTAGAAACACTAAAACTATTACATATCTCTGATGAAGAGATGCAAAAGCGAATGGTTTTTGAGAATATGGATATCGTGAAAGATTTGATGAAGGATGGAAACTCTGCCTTAATGTTCTTAGGGCATTATGGTAATTGGGAATGGGTTCCATCAATCACGATGTCGTTTCGCAATGAAGAGGATCAAAATAAGCTTTTAGGACAGATTTATAGACCTTTGAAAAATAAAGCTGTCGATAATTTGTTTCTCAAGATACGTAGTCGGTTTGGTTCGTTCGGAATAGCTAAGAATGAAACGTTGCGTGTTATTGTAAAGCTAAGAAAGGCAAAACAACAAGTATTAATAGGCTTCATGGCCGATCAGACGCCGTCTTTTCACAACATACATTATTGGTCAACTTTTATGAATCAAGAATCTGCTGTTTTTACAGGAGTTGAGCGTATTGCAAAACAAACCGGATTTGCTGTCGTTTACCTTGATATAGAAAAGGTGAAAAGAGGACATTATAAAGGAACGGTAAAATTGATTTCGGATAAGCCTCAGGCTGCCCCCGAATTCTATATAACAGAAACTTATATACGAGAGATGGAAAGAACCATTCTGCGTAATCCTGCTTATTGGCTATGGACTCACAAGCGATGGAAAATGACTCGGAAGGAAGTTGAATTAGCACAACATAAATGA